In Actinoplanes derwentensis, the following proteins share a genomic window:
- a CDS encoding EAL domain-containing protein, producing the protein MTSPLTACPATVESVHAVLGSAAIEATFQPVLSLADSTIVAYEALARFPDHRLLDPGTAFAAANQVGLGVELEHLALRQALSRLGDVPAGVYLSTNLSVEAILDPGVQETVLTHAHRQIAVELTEHTQVLDYPRLVAVTDRFRQAGIPIAVDDAGAGFASLSHILQLRPDIIKLDITLTSGIDVDPVRMALARCLTGFANDIGAMLIAEGIETAAERDKLLELGITYGQGYFLGRPAPLPHH; encoded by the coding sequence ACGCCGTTCTGGGTTCCGCCGCGATCGAGGCCACCTTCCAGCCGGTGCTTAGCCTGGCCGACAGCACTATCGTCGCCTACGAGGCGCTCGCCCGGTTCCCCGATCACCGCCTGCTCGACCCGGGAACCGCGTTCGCCGCGGCGAACCAGGTCGGTCTCGGTGTGGAGCTGGAACATCTGGCTCTGCGGCAGGCATTGTCCCGGCTCGGCGACGTCCCGGCCGGGGTCTACCTGAGTACCAACCTGTCCGTCGAGGCGATCCTGGACCCCGGGGTTCAGGAGACCGTGCTGACCCACGCGCACCGGCAGATCGCGGTCGAGTTGACCGAGCACACCCAGGTTCTGGACTATCCCCGGCTGGTCGCGGTCACCGACCGGTTCCGGCAGGCCGGGATCCCGATCGCGGTCGACGACGCCGGCGCCGGGTTCGCCAGTCTCAGCCACATCCTGCAACTGCGCCCGGACATCATCAAACTCGACATCACCCTGACCAGCGGCATCGACGTCGACCCGGTCCGGATGGCCCTGGCCCGTTGCCTTACCGGGTTCGCCAACGACATCGGTGCCATGCTCATCGCTGAAGGCATCGAGACCGCCGCTGAACGTGACAAACTCCTCGAACTCGGCATCACCTACGGGCAGGGGTACTTCCTGGGCCGCCCGGCACCCCTGCCCCACCACTGA
- a CDS encoding glycosyltransferase family 2 protein yields MNATVIAAPAAPAAAAAVAGVELSVVVPYFNPGAALRPTVQRLVDCLAEAGVAFEVIAVSDGSTDGSAATLAGLAGVTVIDNPVNQGKGAALHQGFAAANGAWIGFVDADGDIDPRHLVDYLMIARAGGHAVVYADKRHAGSVSAASGFRKLVSISYSTLVSTMFGLGVRDTQTGCKVIRRDALLAVLPRLRERRFAFDLELFVATRAAGITDVQGAPVRLEARVAGSSVSTGSIMRTIRDTFVIHGRRRAGHYTTYALAA; encoded by the coding sequence ATGAACGCCACCGTGATCGCCGCCCCCGCCGCCCCCGCCGCTGCCGCCGCTGTGGCTGGTGTCGAGTTGAGTGTGGTGGTGCCGTACTTCAACCCGGGTGCGGCGCTGCGCCCGACGGTGCAGCGGCTGGTGGACTGCCTGGCCGAGGCGGGGGTGGCATTCGAGGTGATCGCGGTGTCCGACGGCTCCACCGACGGGTCGGCGGCGACGCTGGCCGGGCTGGCCGGGGTGACCGTGATCGACAACCCGGTCAACCAGGGCAAGGGCGCGGCGCTGCACCAGGGGTTCGCCGCCGCGAACGGGGCGTGGATCGGGTTCGTCGACGCCGACGGTGACATCGACCCGCGCCACCTGGTCGACTACCTGATGATCGCCCGCGCCGGTGGGCACGCCGTGGTGTACGCCGACAAGCGGCACGCCGGCTCGGTCAGTGCCGCGTCCGGGTTCCGCAAGCTGGTGTCGATCAGCTACTCCACCCTGGTCAGCACGATGTTCGGGCTGGGCGTGCGCGACACCCAGACCGGCTGCAAGGTGATCCGCCGCGACGCGCTGCTGGCGGTGCTGCCCCGGCTGCGCGAGCGCCGCTTCGCCTTCGACCTGGAACTGTTCGTGGCCACCCGGGCCGCCGGGATCACCGACGTGCAGGGCGCCCCGGTCCGGTTGGAGGCCCGGGTGGCCGGGTCGTCGGTCAGCACCGGCAGCATCATGCGGACCATCCGCGACACATTCGTCATCCACGGCCGCCGCCGCGCCGGCCACTACACCACCTACGCCCTGGCCGCCTGA
- a CDS encoding tetratricopeptide repeat protein, with the protein MRRDLASVRRSPHGGPGLRSGPAASDRSRSPLLGQAGPDRPGHRRPPRPDPAAAVLVRPGRGHRHRATLTLAPHAHALYQRGWAYRATGRPGLALDDYEQALTLYRQAGDRGDEAATLTNIGGLYVGLGDYRQALTYYEQALPVRREVGDRVGEAATRYNMAMRYRDSGDLAATVAQLEQVVELDRQVEHPDLADDTAMLEQVRRELAQAPTET; encoded by the coding sequence CTGAGGCGGGACCTGGCGAGCGTTCGACGGTCTCCCCACGGCGGACCGGGGCTGCGAAGCGGCCCCGCTGCATCGGATCGCTCACGGTCGCCTCTTCTCGGCCAGGCAGGCCCCGATCGCCCGGGACACCGGCGGCCGCCTCGGCCGGATCCTGCTGCCGCGGTCCTGGTTCGTCCAGGTCGAGGCCATCGCCACCGCGCGACGCTTACCCTCGCCCCGCACGCTCACGCCCTCTACCAGCGGGGCTGGGCGTACCGGGCGACCGGGCGTCCCGGGCTGGCGCTGGACGACTACGAGCAGGCTCTGACCCTGTACCGGCAGGCCGGCGACCGCGGTGACGAAGCCGCCACCCTCACCAACATCGGCGGCCTGTATGTCGGGCTCGGCGACTACCGGCAGGCACTGACCTACTACGAGCAGGCCCTGCCCGTCCGGCGGGAGGTCGGGGACCGGGTGGGGGAGGCGGCGACCCGCTACAACATGGCGATGCGCTACCGGGACAGCGGTGACCTGGCGGCCACGGTCGCGCAACTGGAACAGGTCGTGGAACTGGACCGGCAGGTCGAGCACCCCGATCTGGCCGATGACACGGCGATGCTCGAGCAGGTACGCCGGGAACTGGCCCAGGCACCCACCGAGACCTGA
- a CDS encoding phosphotransferase: MSDPMQRGRFAAPVRRGETVERSPGPASANVHALLTHLEQQGFAFSPRLTGMTAEGREILSFLPGDSGDPPLTEVLRSDATLISVARAGRALHDATRGFVTPEPGRWHRMELAVPAVIDCIGHHDLAPWNLVFDDGGEVIGILGWDTAGPSNRVWDLAYAAHHLVPLHPPDGVAGFGWTSEPDRARRLRPRHPARPRPGLRHPAPAGHGRLHRRSGTRR, encoded by the coding sequence GTGAGCGATCCGATGCAGCGGGGCCGCTTCGCAGCCCCGGTCCGCCGTGGGGAGACCGTCGAACGCTCGCCAGGTCCCGCCTCAGCCAATGTCCACGCCCTGCTGACCCATCTCGAACAGCAAGGCTTTGCGTTCTCGCCCCGGCTGACCGGCATGACCGCCGAGGGCCGCGAGATCCTGAGTTTCCTTCCCGGCGATTCCGGTGATCCACCGCTGACCGAGGTCCTACGCAGCGACGCCACGCTGATCAGCGTGGCCCGTGCTGGTCGGGCGCTGCACGACGCCACCCGAGGCTTCGTGACGCCGGAACCCGGACGCTGGCATCGGATGGAACTCGCCGTCCCGGCCGTGATCGACTGCATCGGCCACCACGACCTCGCCCCGTGGAATCTCGTATTCGACGACGGCGGCGAGGTGATCGGCATCCTCGGCTGGGACACCGCCGGCCCGTCGAACCGCGTCTGGGATCTCGCCTACGCGGCCCACCATCTGGTCCCGTTGCACCCGCCGGACGGCGTGGCCGGTTTCGGCTGGACCAGCGAACCCGACCGGGCCCGCCGGCTGCGGCCGCGACATCCGGCCCGACCACGTCCTGGACTTCGCCACCCTGCGCCTGCTGGCCATGGCCGTCTACATCGACGCTCAGGTACACGCCGGTGA
- a CDS encoding P-loop NTPase family protein produces MRKIAIVGNSGAGKTVLANRLGTLLEIPVTHLDALRYDPGLRRHPIRYLRLSSIWTG; encoded by the coding sequence ATGCGGAAGATCGCGATCGTCGGGAACAGCGGCGCCGGCAAAACGGTGCTGGCCAACCGGCTCGGCACCCTGTTGGAGATCCCGGTGACCCACCTGGATGCGCTGCGCTACGACCCCGGCCTTCGCCGCCACCCCATTCGTTATCTCCGGTTGTCAAGTATTTGGACTGGTTAG
- a CDS encoding methyltransferase family protein, producing the protein MALLAFALYLTGILTAFGLRTWLHRRRTGDTGHRHSHPPAGTWAWWAQVLLAAGLLGGLAAPLLDATAVLHPVAWLDHTATQWLGLAVAVAGFAAVVAAQHAMGTSWRIGVDTGERTTLVTGGVFGVVRNPIFTAMITATAGITAMTPTWAQLLTFAAVIAGIELQVRVVEEPHLRSAHGAAYDGYTRRTGRFLPGVGRTPA; encoded by the coding sequence ATGGCCTTACTCGCTTTCGCCCTGTACCTGACGGGCATTCTCACCGCATTCGGCCTGCGCACCTGGCTGCACCGGCGCCGCACCGGCGACACCGGTCACCGGCACAGCCACCCGCCAGCCGGCACCTGGGCATGGTGGGCCCAGGTGCTACTCGCCGCGGGACTGCTCGGCGGGCTGGCCGCACCGCTGCTGGACGCGACCGCGGTCCTGCACCCGGTCGCCTGGCTCGATCACACCGCCACCCAGTGGCTCGGCCTCGCGGTCGCGGTAGCCGGATTCGCCGCCGTCGTGGCCGCCCAACACGCGATGGGAACCTCCTGGCGAATCGGCGTCGATACCGGCGAACGCACAACCCTGGTGACCGGCGGAGTGTTCGGCGTCGTCCGCAATCCGATCTTCACCGCCATGATCACCGCGACCGCCGGCATCACCGCCATGACGCCCACCTGGGCCCAGCTACTCACCTTCGCCGCCGTGATCGCCGGCATCGAACTGCAGGTCCGCGTCGTCGAAGAGCCGCACCTGCGATCCGCACACGGCGCCGCGTACGACGGCTACACCCGCCGCACCGGACGGTTCCTCCCCGGCGTCGGGCGGACGCCAGCCTGA
- a CDS encoding ArsR/SmtB family transcription factor produces the protein MLTHGAVLARFGHALSDATRARLLLALMAEPGYPAQLAERLGTTRQNLSNHLTCLRGCGLVVAVPEGRRVRYELADRRLAHALGDLLGVVLAVDPAACPDAAEKGCC, from the coding sequence ATGCTGACTCATGGCGCGGTGCTGGCCCGTTTCGGTCATGCGCTGTCGGACGCGACCCGGGCCCGGCTGCTGCTGGCTCTGATGGCGGAGCCGGGGTACCCAGCGCAGCTGGCGGAGAGGCTGGGCACGACCCGGCAAAACCTGTCGAACCATCTGACGTGCCTGCGGGGCTGCGGCTTGGTGGTCGCGGTGCCCGAAGGTCGGCGAGTGCGCTACGAGCTGGCCGACCGCCGATTGGCGCACGCGCTGGGTGACCTGCTCGGTGTGGTGCTGGCCGTCGACCCGGCCGCCTGCCCCGACGCGGCCGAGAAGGGCTGCTGCTGA
- a CDS encoding cation transporter has translation MSRPLIQIATAEPSPQRRAQLSSRIRLLVAATITYNVIEAVVAITAGTMASSTALISFGLDSVIEVSSAAAVAWQFAGRDPEAREKVALRIIAVSFFTLAAYVSVESVRALIGGAEAEHSSVGLALAALSLAIMPGLSYAQRKAGRELGSRSAVADSKQTLLCTYLSAVLLVGLAVNSLFGWSWADPAAALIIAAVAVKEGREAWRGDGCCAVPVPAAQAPGTGDVCGCAPGCDCCGPASTR, from the coding sequence ATGAGCCGCCCGTTGATCCAGATCGCCACCGCCGAGCCGTCGCCGCAGCGGCGGGCGCAGCTCAGTAGCCGGATCCGGCTACTGGTCGCCGCGACCATCACCTACAACGTGATCGAGGCGGTTGTCGCGATCACCGCCGGCACGATGGCGTCGTCGACGGCGTTGATCAGTTTCGGTCTCGACTCGGTGATCGAGGTGTCCTCGGCGGCCGCCGTCGCCTGGCAGTTCGCCGGCCGTGATCCCGAAGCCCGCGAGAAAGTCGCTTTGCGGATCATCGCGGTCTCGTTCTTCACCCTCGCCGCCTATGTGAGTGTCGAGTCGGTGCGGGCGCTGATCGGCGGGGCCGAGGCCGAGCACTCGTCGGTCGGGCTGGCGTTGGCCGCGCTGTCGCTCGCGATCATGCCGGGGCTCTCGTACGCGCAGCGCAAGGCCGGCCGTGAGCTGGGTTCCCGGTCGGCGGTCGCCGATTCGAAGCAGACGCTGCTCTGCACGTATCTTTCGGCGGTCCTGCTCGTGGGTCTTGCCGTGAACAGCTTGTTCGGTTGGTCCTGGGCCGACCCGGCCGCCGCCCTGATCATCGCTGCCGTCGCGGTGAAGGAGGGCCGGGAGGCCTGGCGCGGCGACGGCTGCTGCGCCGTCCCGGTTCCGGCCGCGCAGGCCCCTGGGACCGGTGATGTGTGCGGATGCGCGCCCGGCTGCGACTGCTGCGGGCCGGCGTCGACGCGGTAG